The DNA region AGCTGCATCCATAACAATCAGGTACAGTATTTTGAAAAGGGAATCATCCGTTGGGAATGAACCTTTGTTCTTGGTGATTTTCCTTATACGCCTGTTGAAATTCTCTATGGGATTGGTAGTATAAATAAGCCGCCTGATCTCAGGAGGATATTTAAAGAACGTTGACAAACTTTCCCAGTTTGCTCTCCAGCTTTTGATTGCATAAGAGTATTTGCCGCCCCATTTTTCCTCAAACCTATCAAGAGCAGCCGATCCAGCTTCTTCGTTAGCAGCAGTATAAATTACCCTCATATCTGCACAAAAAGGTTTTCTGTCCTTGTAATTGACAAATCTTGTACTATTCCTTATCAGATTAACAATGCATTTC from Candidatus Methanoperedens sp. includes:
- a CDS encoding IS256 family transposase; translated protein: KCIVNLIRNSTRFVNYKDRKPFCADMRVIYTAANEEAGSAALDRFEEKWGGKYSYAIKSWRANWESLSTFFKYPPEIRRLIYTTNPIENFNRRIRKITKNKGSFPTDDSLFKILYLIVMDAAEKWTMPIQSWGIILNQLQVYFGERMDAYI